ttagcatttttttttatataaaaaaataacttaacacaattttattatacttaattaaattatccatctcttacaaggaataaaaaaaaaaaagtaaaattaaaatcctccaaagatattcaactttacttcaaaaattaatcataaattttaatgttttcatggttattattttattttattaactttcttattcaattattaaatatatgcttgaaaatcattaaatttcccttacatatatagatatattagtcaattttgttagttttataaatttaatatttatatttaggttttaattaattattaaattaattatgacgtcatcatgTTTCGACCCCAGACCTCAATTGGAtctcaaaaatcttgaatttctcCTTTTTACGGTTGAATGAACTCTTCCACACGAACATCTTACATGGTACAACCACTGCATTTATTATCACACAACACAACAAAGCTAGCTAAGCTAGCACATGATTGATTAAAAAAGAAGTGATAAAGTCACCTGTAGGAGTTTCATTGTCCAGCACAGTGTTCATGACCTCTACTGAGTTCACGTCTTGGTCTGGTCCCCAGTCAGACCACGCGTTCTCCCCAAAATGCAGGTCTGCAAAAACCGCTATCTTGAACGCTGCACCCGCCCGCATCTGAACATACCTCTCACCGCCTGAGGCctttgttgttggtggtggtagTACGGCCTGCACTTGGTCATCTAATCCGACGGTCAGgatgaagagagagaagcaGGTGAAGGATAAGATCGCTACTTGGGTCTGAGTTTGTGGCCTCTTCAACTCCATTGAaaggagagaagagaagagaagagaagagaattTGGGTGCAaatatattgcttttttttttttttttccttttttgggaaTCAAGGAGGTGaactaaaatcttaaaaaaaaaaaaaaattgtatcagaaaatctgaaaaaaaaaaaaaaaaaatttcgtaaCAAAGAATATGTGAGAAAATGATTATGAAATAAGAAATATCTCTTAATTTGGGCGAGGAGCCGAACTAGGCTTTGGaggagacagagaaagagaggaaactgCAGCTCTACCGCTGCTTCTTCTTcagagtgagagaaagagatttgAGCTATTTGTTTAGACTTTGGTGCGGTTTACCCGTTGGTCTTGGTACCTATTAGTATGGCACTAATAATGTCCATAAAGACTTTGGTGCAATATGAATAGAGATTATTAATAATGCCCATAAAGACTTTGGTGCGGTATGAATAGAGATTATAGTGTCTACATTTTGGAAGGGACGcgtttcagcttttttttttttttttttttttttttctgcatgCGTGTCAACTGGGGCACAGAAATTACTGTTTACATACTGTTTCGTACTGTTCATATTCTGTTCATCCACTTTCCATGAGTTTATTTGTGACAGTAGAACTCGAAAACGATTGTTTCTGGCATTACTCCACGAGATGCCATTCCATGTACCGTGTTGAATGGGATGGAAGTTAGGACCACTCCACCTACATGGTTATAGACTATAGTTGTAGGTGGAGTGGTTATGTGCCAAACGATCTAATCCATGTCTCTTTTTGCTTCAGCTCTCCTTTTCTTGGGCAGTGACTTTAGGCGTGTGGTATACCCAGACATCTCTTTTCTCTTCAGCTTGTTCCACACGCCTAAAAAGTCAGTCTCCAAGGAAGTGATGCTAGCTTTTGAGTCTTTTCCAATTACCCCATTAGTGAGGTGGTTTATCAAGCGTGGGCTGGACCATAGAGGGTATGTGTGAAGCTGGCTTTTGAGTCTTTTGTGTGATGCTGTCACTTCAGCATGTTCCACGCGCCTAAATAGTCCGGAAGTGTTTGGTGTACCtgtttaaaaatatgtgttgtTATCTTTGTGTCAAAATACGTATgagtaaaaaaatgtataaaaatatgtgtaatattatttaaaaattgaaagtgTGTGTTTGAGTGGAGAAATTATAAAGTCCTCTGGTGGACCACATCACTTGTCTaccattctactaaaaaacttccacttgtttaaaattgatgaatcagtaattaatttctttttaaaaaaattttctaactaacaattttaaacaagtgaaatttttataataaaatggtAAATCACGTCACTTATCTACCACGTAGATTTTATAATTCCTCGTTTAAGCGGGTGAACCAAACACTCCTTCAGTCTCCAGGAAAGTGACGTTGGCTTTTGAGTCTTTTCCAATTACCTCATTAGGGAGGTGTTTTTTTTATCAAGCGTGGGCTGGACCATAGAGGTTATGTGCACCCTACAAAATGCCTATATCAATATTATAACTATTTTCCCCTGAAATCTTGCGGTAATTTTATGGAAAACATAGCAAAAGTTTGTTCAAGACTTATCTTCCTGTCAGTCATTTGCCTGTTCTTTGCTCAAGCCATTATTGCTGATAAGCCAGACTTCAAATATAGTTTTGGGTGTTTAGACAAGGGTGACTATACCAGTAATAGTACCTACAAAGCAAACCTCAATCATCTCCTCTCCACCCTCACTTCCAACACTGAAATTGACTATGGGTTCTACAACTCTTCTTATGGCCGAGACCCTGACAAAGTATATGCAATTGGACTTTGTCGAGGAGATGTTAAGCCAGATGAGTGCCGTAGTTGCCTCTATAACACTACAAATTTTCTCATACAGCATTGTCCCAATCAGAAGGAAGCAATGAGACAGGATGAGTATTGCATATTACGGTACTCGTTCTGCAACATATTTGGGATCATGGACGATGATCCTGTTTACACTCAACATAATGTTAATGATCAATCTGGCAATTTGGATACTTATAATCAGGACCTCAGGACCCTGTTGGATGGCCTAAGAAATCAAGCTGCAGCAGGTGGTTCTCTTCGAAAGCTCGCAGAAGCAAAATCTACAGGAATAAacaacaaaacacaatatacACTTGTGCAATGCACACCTGATTTGTCTCAAACAGATTGCAGTGATTGCTTGCTTTCGGCATTTGGACAGATTCCTCTTTGTTGTGATGGCAAGATAGGTGCGGTAATTTTTACACCCAGCTGTAATTTTCGGTATGAGGAGCACACCTTCTTTGGCCCCGTAGCTGATGTTGCACCACCATCGACCAATACCTCCGTAGCTGATATTGCACCACCATCAATCAATACCTCTGCTGCAAAAGGTACTTTTCCTGCATAATTTCTCGAGTTTCGAAACTAACTAGAATATTATATAACACTCGAAAATTTTTGTgtgaacattaatttttatgatttttgcaGGAAATGATGGTAACAAATCTCAAACGGTAATCATAGTTGGGTCCATCATTGCTTTTGTAGTAGTAGTGGTACTAATAATAATCTCCTGCATCTACCTAAGAGTTCGGAAGCCAAGGGAGAAATCAGAAAGTAAGTTAATTAATTGGTTTATTGTTAAGAAAGTATGAAACCACTGcggaattttattaaaaaatcttataatatGACGAAATACTTATATATGATAAACTAGACATTAACTCATGCATAGACAAACTATTAAAAGTGATATCTGAAAgaaattatttgcaaaattataGTTGTAGGATGTATTACAATTCATGTAATATAAGTATTctctaaaataaatactaaataaacACTTTTTTCTACATATTTTATAACACTATTAGTCATGTAAATTTTCTAAcatattttaacataaaaattgatAAGTAAGAGTgtagagattttatttttttgataattcaatagttataatagGAGTATATTTTAACATAAAGAGGGCGTTTGGATTCAACTTAATCCTACGTTTACGTTTTGCAATACGTTttcagtcctttttttttttactgcacatgaacagtaattttactatttaggaGACAATTTTTACTGTTTACACACTGTTCCATCACTGTTCACACACTGTTTATCACTGTAGTAGCACTGTtaatttatacattaaaaaatattaaaaatgggtcccacaatactatttacacatttaaaagttattttgctacagtgttttcagtttttagtttcagcaacaataaatttaatCTAAACGGaccaaaaaagcaaacaaaagccgttttcatgaaaaaatttggtttggtttgatttattaatattatttatttttatagagaaAAATTGCATTAAGTTTTATTGGGTCTGAATTCTAAACAATGAAAAGAAACCATAAACAGTCAGacacaaaatgaaataaaatcttTACAAAACAAATGTAGAGAAAGAAATTAGTTTTGTATACAAACGTTAAAGCCAagatccacataaaaaaaaaaataataataataataataataataatgaaataaacAACCAACAATCATGGGCGGCTTTACATTAAGGCCAGggaaatgaaccccctgacctggcccaaaaaaaaaaatttatatataaaatttatatttatttttttcattttgacccctaaaataaaaatttgaacaccctaatcctaaattttgtttgaacCCAATTGAAATAAGCTTGAAATTTGAATATGATTATCTTGAttttaatttcacaatatttttacaataatatgagGCAAATTGTAACTGCTTTTTATCTGGATCCcacaacaaacaatttttttttttatctacctTTAACAATTGACCACCTAGATTTTGTtgtggaatttttttgaaagtattgtgtcagttccaaaaattttgcttattcattaatatatatatatatatatatatatatgaatattattTCTATGATTCTGGCTTACTTTGCAGTTGACAACGAAGTGAAGTTGTTTTTCCTtgcacttttcttctttattaataaaaaaaattacatcactGTTACAACCAACACATCTGTACAAATTTGTATCTATATTTGTAATGTTTTCCTCATTCTCGCTATCTCACTGTCtcccttctattttttttcttagtttttctttttatatccaaTTCAAAAAGAGTAactatgtttatgtgtatgtttaaAAAGTCATCCACttcaaacacaaaaacttatatcaattactattttattttcttaatttcacaTTTACTCCTAGTCCTACTCCTAAGTGTGTTACTAGTCTTCTccttctttatcatatatttttatataattgatattatatataaatataataagttattattaacttgacaaaaatgtattattagtaatttaattatattagttTATGCATTCAATAGTTGTTGGCTTACCTATTTTATAACAGTTTTAGACTATTGTATAATATAGTTATATTgtatactaaattatatttagaatattattttaaattattgtatataatatggaagtttatctatacaaaaaaaaaaaaaaaaaattaatcatttaattttttacttactCCTCATGACAAATGACAAATTCCTAACTTTGCCATTGATAACCCCCATAGAGAAAAATCCTGGAGCCACCAACGAAGAAGCTAAAGTTGTAATCAAAATATGCCAAAACTATTTCGAAAACAAAAGTGTGAATGAGAGAATTTTTACCTCGATGGAGAGATCTCAGATCAAAAcacccagagagagagagagagagagagagagagagagtgcttagtatatatatagaggCAACGTCCCAAAGAGAGggatttctttttctatttggtttggattttactttgatatggtttttttttttttttaatcctaagtTTTTAGAAAGCTgatgtgtcaaaattttaaaatgtcaacaaaaagtaaaagacttttgttttatataataaCTAGTATTATGTCCTTGCGATGCAcagcttaataaaaaaattatatataaattttaaaaaaatattttttttgataatataatcaaatctaataacaaataaaatagtaaaaatattttttaaaaattaagttacatggaaaatgtatattatgtaattttttataaaaaaatatatatatatatatatattataaaatatttttaaaaattatggcaagttttaaatttctaaaagctCTTAGTAGTataattgtaatatatatgtatgtatggcACTTAAAAATCTTTTCATAATACTTGCTAACATGTATGGTAGCGGAAGtattaatcatatataaatttcttatatatatatatgactaaaaacAAATTCCATAAATTACAAAGATGTAAGTATTTAGACTGCAATGTaatgtttacatataaattaCCAGTCATAGCCATTTTAATGTTGCCATAAGTGAGGAAATAATCAACATAATCAATGAagattttggattgtaatcaaattaagaagaaaatagatgatgaaaaaaatttgtagtgtaattaaattaagatttttatcaacttagaaattataagagaagaagataaggaaaaaaaattatatcttttttatttttttattttatgaatagtattttttttttttattgattgaatttaGCATTCTTAAATGGTTTTAGTTCAACTCAACTTCTCTTAGATTCAAACTTAATCTGTGGAGGTGTGAAAAATAATCATGTTAACTCAATCATATATCacgttgctatttttttttttttttttaatccaaaaaattgCAGCTAATAGGtgtaataatataatttaaatgtaaaaaagaaTTAGATGAAGATGAAAACTAAGAAGAAATAGATGGAGAAAataatttggattgtaattaaattaatatttttatcaacttagaaattataagagaagaaaataagaaaaaaaaaattatatctattttttaaaatattctataaatattgctgcaatttaagatgcattagacctctttcttttcttagtgTAGTATATAGTTACTGCAATTTAAGATGCATTAGACCTCTCTTTTTTAGTTAGTATACGGTTGTTGCAATTTAAGATGCATTAGACATTtttacttaaagaaaaaaagaagatgcattagatttttttttttttagtggagtaattaaaaaataagaattagaTTACACTACGTCTACGTTGCTGCAATTTAAGATgcattagaattttttttttaatgtaaattttatctttttaaaatctaaaaattaatctattattattattatttatttttttttttttgcaatttggtgcCGCCGCTTGGCACAACCACGGCGCCTAagttcaacttttattatatagtatataatatagaTAAAAAGGTCATTTATCTATTAAGAGTACATTTAAAAATAGTATTGTACCATTCGCATTAACTTGTACAAAAATTCAcgtctattttagcataaaaccttactttttctattctacataaccacttttcaaaaacatacacattaaattatttattctacactctattttatttaaataaacacttttcattctttatttattattatcttcataaatagggagagagagagagaaagaatatgATGTGAGTAAgaggtgagagagaaaaaaattatgaaatacaaCATTATACACAGTTACAAATGTGATAATACATAACATATGAGTCAATATTGATCTATTTTCAACATATTTATCATTTTGCCTAATTAACTCCGTCCATCTTTTcaacatacaattcaacggtgggattttcaaaatattaactccaaaaaaagttattaagttATGTTATTGAggtaatattttgaaattttcatcatTGGATTGCATATTTTCTGTGTTTTTATCATGTTAAATTTTACActaatcaaatattatttactattctaTCCATAGACGAactttttatgcataatttaaaatttaaccaATTTATGGATAAGGTAGTTATTTATCTCTGGTCATCTTAAAATTTCATATGCATAAAGgttataagaagaagatgtaatctaacaataaatattttaaaattgacaaccaataaaaaattgagtgGTGTAACGTTTCTAGAATTTACACAAAGTATAACTTGATCTTgaccttatatatatatccttcaTGTTtgcgaatagtaaataacattttattagcACGAAATTTGGTAAGCACATAGAtaacttgtaattttcaatggtaaagttttcaaattattaaattaataaaaagttatttgaTGATCTAACACGTAATCTAACCGTAATAaagttcaacttttttttttttaagaagacaATAAAGTGTAACTTGATAATGACTGTATacattatgtgtgtgtgtgaattttaaaattgatatgtTAGCTTAggagattcaaaaaaaaaaaaaatcttaagggGGGCTCATAATTTTGGGACCAAAGTATAACAAgcaaaattttgattatatttatttaataaaaaatattttaaaaacagtGCTCCTGGGGAAAAAGTTTTTTACGGATGAAAAAGGCAAAAAggaagatggaaaaaaaaaaaagtttaaagggTATTTTAGTCTTAACGggagtatttgaattttttttttaaaatttttttttttttatgcttttctgACATTCACCCAAATCTGTTGTTGTTTCCTGTTCATCATAAAATGCAGGGATATGTTAGTCAATTACTATAGCTTAACGAATGCCCCTGGATGCACATAGGGCGATCCATTCCATAAATTAatgttaaattaaattatatatttggtaATTAATGATATGTAACATTGTAAAACTTATGTAGCAAAATTTATAGCATTCTAAACACCACTctattgattttttctttttttcttttttttttttggataagaaaacaaaaacttttatttaGAATGGGAATCAAGTACAAATATCATGGGCACATGCGTGCTCAATTAAACGAGGACACTCCTCTAGCCATGCAACGTAGCTCTCTACACCACTTGCGAATTGGGCCAATAAGTGGGCAGGGATATTTCCCTGCCGTT
The Quercus lobata isolate SW786 chromosome 10, ValleyOak3.0 Primary Assembly, whole genome shotgun sequence DNA segment above includes these coding regions:
- the LOC115964812 gene encoding cysteine-rich receptor-like protein kinase 29, translating into MENIAKVCSRLIFLSVICLFFAQAIIADKPDFKYSFGCLDKGDYTSNSTYKANLNHLLSTLTSNTEIDYGFYNSSYGRDPDKVYAIGLCRGDVKPDECRSCLYNTTNFLIQHCPNQKEAMRQDEYCILRYSFCNIFGIMDDDPVYTQHNVNDQSGNLDTYNQDLRTLLDGLRNQAAAGGSLRKLAEAKSTGINNKTQYTLVQCTPDLSQTDCSDCLLSAFGQIPLCCDGKIGAVIFTPSCNFRYEEHTFFGPVADVAPPSTNTSVADIAPPSINTSAAKGNDGNKSQTVIIVGSIIAFVVVVVLIIISCIYLRVRKPREKSESQAVEEIGNAESLQLDFKTIKVATDDYSNANKIGNGGFGVVYKGKLSNEQVIAVKRLSKNSGHGDLEFKNEVLLVAKLQHRNLVRLLGFCLEGIERLLIYEFVPNGSLDHFIFDPIKREQLDWARRYKIIGGIARGLLYLHEDSRLRIIHRDLKASNVLLDSEMNPKFSDFGMARLFELDQSEANTSRIVGT